A genomic stretch from Thermodesulforhabdus norvegica includes:
- a CDS encoding rubrerythrin family protein yields MKETTRRNVEAAFIGEAKAYFRLHAFAKKADEEGYPQIARLFRAVAEAEAVHARNHFSLLERVGTTEENLKSAFESEEFANGVAYPEFLKQAWQDDEKGAIWWFTAARNADERHARLYKHALENMIAERSVLYYVCTHCGWIEEARPPEVCPNCQKPRDYFREVS; encoded by the coding sequence ATGAAAGAAACCACCAGAAGGAACGTAGAAGCCGCCTTTATCGGGGAAGCCAAAGCCTATTTCAGGCTTCATGCCTTCGCCAAAAAAGCCGACGAAGAGGGCTACCCTCAAATTGCGCGCCTCTTTCGAGCGGTTGCGGAAGCGGAAGCGGTTCACGCACGCAATCACTTTTCTCTGCTCGAAAGAGTCGGCACAACGGAAGAAAACCTGAAAAGTGCCTTCGAAAGTGAGGAATTCGCCAACGGTGTGGCCTATCCGGAGTTCTTGAAACAGGCCTGGCAGGATGACGAGAAGGGGGCAATATGGTGGTTCACGGCAGCTCGAAATGCCGATGAACGCCATGCCAGACTCTATAAACATGCCCTGGAAAACATGATAGCGGAAAGATCGGTCCTCTACTACGTTTGTACTCACTGCGGGTGGATAGAGGAAGCCCGGCCACCCGAAGTTTGCCCCAACTGCCAGAAGCCGAGAGACTATTTTCGAGAAGTGTCCTGA
- the panB gene encoding 3-methyl-2-oxobutanoate hydroxymethyltransferase, whose protein sequence is MEGKRVTVPDVVEAKGKRRITMVTAYDYVTARWVDRSGIDMILVGDSLAMVMLGHEDTLSVTMEEMLHHTRAVARGAHRALVIGDMPFMSYQVSVEQAVANAGRFMKEAGAQAVKLEGGATVVPQIRAIVEAGIPVQGHIGLTPQSIAQLGGFKVQAKSAETAKKLIEDAKALAEAGCFSIVLEAIPAPVAKIITESVPIPTIGIGAGPHCDGQVLVLHDLVGLFDRFRPKFVKQYDEMGERLLNALRAFRREVEDGIFPGEEHSFSMKPEELRKLEEALK, encoded by the coding sequence ATGGAAGGCAAAAGAGTAACCGTACCCGATGTAGTTGAAGCAAAAGGTAAAAGAAGGATCACCATGGTTACGGCTTACGACTATGTAACGGCCAGATGGGTCGACCGTAGCGGAATTGATATGATCCTCGTGGGTGACTCTCTTGCAATGGTCATGCTCGGGCACGAAGACACCCTGTCCGTGACCATGGAAGAAATGTTACACCACACAAGAGCGGTTGCCCGTGGAGCTCACCGGGCCCTGGTCATAGGAGACATGCCCTTTATGTCTTATCAGGTCAGCGTTGAGCAGGCCGTTGCAAACGCCGGCCGTTTTATGAAAGAAGCAGGAGCTCAGGCGGTAAAGCTCGAGGGTGGAGCAACCGTTGTGCCCCAGATCAGGGCCATTGTAGAAGCCGGAATACCCGTTCAGGGCCACATCGGCCTTACACCTCAAAGCATAGCCCAGCTTGGCGGCTTCAAGGTGCAGGCAAAAAGTGCCGAAACGGCAAAAAAACTCATCGAAGACGCAAAAGCTCTTGCCGAGGCCGGCTGTTTCTCCATTGTTCTCGAGGCCATACCGGCTCCGGTAGCGAAAATAATCACGGAGAGTGTCCCGATACCGACGATAGGTATCGGAGCTGGCCCTCACTGCGACGGACAGGTTCTGGTGCTCCACGACCTTGTGGGCCTATTCGACCGGTTCAGACCCAAGTTCGTTAAACAATACGACGAAATGGGCGAAAGATTGCTTAACGCACTGAGGGCCTTCAGGCGGGAAGTTGAGGATGGGATTTTTCCAGGTGAGGAGCACTCTTTTTCCATGAAGCCGGAAGAACTCAGAAAACTGGAAGAGGCTCTGAAATGA
- a CDS encoding ketopantoate reductase family protein, with amino-acid sequence MKVVIVGAGALGCLLGARLAAVTKVYFFDIDPQTVNAINSSGIFVEERDGSITEVRNVEAVEDHSELVDKIDLLIFCVKSYATRNAAELLHRFPALSSALCLTLQNGLGNYEALAEFFDPLRILVGSTAQGATLIAPGRVRHGGNGPTYIGSLQRGKDADISETVRLFRKAGLEAYEHGDVEKLLWEKLLINVGINAITAITGILNGSIVEIPEARNLCCEAVKEALEVAARKGIALPENYCEKVLEVANATGKNRSSMGQDIDRGRRTEIDTINGAIVKLGMELDVPTPVNRTLTQLVKIVERAKKGNR; translated from the coding sequence ATGAAGGTCGTCATCGTCGGAGCCGGAGCGCTCGGCTGCCTTCTTGGCGCACGGCTTGCCGCAGTAACGAAGGTCTATTTTTTCGACATTGACCCTCAAACCGTAAATGCCATTAACTCCAGCGGCATTTTCGTCGAGGAAAGGGACGGAAGCATTACAGAAGTTCGTAACGTTGAGGCGGTGGAAGATCATTCGGAACTAGTCGATAAAATAGATCTCCTGATCTTCTGCGTAAAAAGTTACGCCACCCGCAATGCAGCAGAGCTTCTTCATCGGTTTCCTGCATTATCGTCTGCCCTGTGCCTCACATTGCAAAACGGTCTGGGCAATTACGAAGCCCTCGCCGAATTTTTCGATCCCCTGAGAATCCTTGTGGGAAGCACGGCGCAGGGAGCCACCCTGATTGCTCCGGGAAGGGTCCGTCACGGAGGAAACGGGCCCACCTACATAGGGTCTCTGCAAAGAGGGAAAGACGCCGACATTTCCGAAACGGTAAGGCTTTTTAGAAAGGCCGGACTTGAAGCCTATGAACACGGCGATGTGGAGAAACTCCTGTGGGAAAAGCTTTTGATAAATGTCGGCATTAACGCCATAACGGCCATAACGGGCATTCTTAACGGCTCTATCGTAGAAATTCCGGAAGCACGGAACCTGTGCTGTGAGGCCGTTAAGGAAGCCCTTGAGGTCGCAGCCAGAAAAGGAATTGCCCTACCGGAAAACTACTGTGAAAAGGTTCTTGAGGTCGCCAATGCCACTGGTAAAAATCGATCTTCCATGGGACAGGATATAGATCGGGGTAGAAGAACGGAGATAGATACCATCAACGGAGCAATCGTTAAACTGGGGATGGAACTGGATGTACCCACTCCGGTAAACCGGACTCTGACACAACTGGTAAAAATCGTTGAAAGGGCAAAAAAGGGGAACCGATGA
- a CDS encoding chemotaxis protein CheW, translating into MLDSQEAAVTREGATRSSGTSAGNLAGKYLTFKLAGEEYGIGILKVKEIIGMMPITPVPQMPHYVKGVINLRGKVIPVIDLRLRFGMEEAEYTDRTCIIVVEVSHGAESIIMGIVVDAVSEVIQIKAEDIEETPSFGTQLDTSYIIGMAKSEGSVKILLDIDRILTEGELSRLDKAF; encoded by the coding sequence ATGCTGGATTCTCAGGAAGCGGCTGTAACCAGAGAAGGCGCTACGAGGTCTTCCGGAACCTCTGCCGGAAACCTTGCCGGTAAATATTTAACCTTTAAATTGGCAGGGGAAGAGTACGGCATCGGAATTCTGAAGGTTAAAGAAATCATCGGTATGATGCCCATAACCCCTGTGCCTCAGATGCCTCACTATGTCAAGGGTGTTATAAACCTCAGGGGAAAGGTGATACCGGTTATTGACTTAAGGTTGCGCTTCGGAATGGAGGAGGCTGAATACACGGATAGGACGTGCATTATAGTGGTGGAAGTGTCTCACGGGGCCGAATCCATCATCATGGGTATTGTTGTGGATGCCGTCTCCGAGGTTATTCAAATCAAGGCGGAAGACATAGAAGAAACCCCGTCTTTTGGAACCCAGCTCGATACATCCTACATTATCGGTATGGCGAAGTCCGAAGGCTCGGTAAAAATCCTCCTCGATATAGACCGGATTCTTACGGAAGGAGAGCTATCACGGCTGGACAAAGCCTTTTAG
- a CDS encoding HDIG domain-containing metalloprotein, producing MKEEISVPDRETCFSLMRGVGMPDHIIRHSVLVESIALRLSELCIERGFDISADLVSAGALLHDIAKARCIEEQCHHAHVGAEMLRERGYPLVALIVKQHVTLCGADLVACPTESVLVNYADKRVLHDRVVSLDERFRDLIERYGTTGLRRNVLEFKWGLYKKLEGRLSEVTGLEVGNLFFDLS from the coding sequence ATGAAGGAAGAGATTTCCGTACCGGATAGAGAAACCTGTTTTTCCCTGATGCGTGGCGTCGGAATGCCTGACCACATTATCAGGCATTCCGTTCTGGTTGAAAGTATTGCACTTCGATTGTCCGAATTGTGCATAGAAAGAGGCTTTGACATATCTGCGGATCTGGTCTCTGCCGGCGCCCTCCTGCACGACATTGCCAAGGCGAGGTGTATAGAGGAGCAGTGTCACCATGCTCATGTTGGAGCCGAGATGCTTCGTGAGAGGGGTTATCCCCTGGTTGCTCTCATTGTTAAACAGCACGTAACCCTTTGCGGTGCCGACCTTGTGGCCTGTCCTACCGAATCGGTTCTCGTTAACTATGCCGACAAGAGAGTCCTTCACGACAGGGTGGTTTCGCTGGATGAGCGGTTCAGAGACCTGATTGAGCGTTACGGCACGACCGGTTTGAGAAGAAATGTTCTTGAGTTTAAGTGGGGGCTTTATAAAAAGCTTGAGGGGCGTCTTTCGGAAGTAACCGGCCTGGAGGTGGGCAATCTTTTCTTTGATCTCTCTTGA
- a CDS encoding D-alanine--D-alanine ligase family protein, with protein MKKIIAVIAGGTSAEREVSLSSGNQVMAALDRGKYEVLFYDPATDLLKLAHDAGRIDAALIMLHGRGGEDGSMQGFLDVLGIPYQGSGVLGSALAMNKIVSKELYRSAGLPVAPYVVVSRHEPVSPKEIEDLLGFPVMVKPEQEGSSIGLSLVKSPTELEKALEKAFQYDDRCLVEKYLEGTEVTAAVLGNDPPTALPLVEIRPGKDFQFFDYTAKYQPGATEEICPAPLREELTKKAQEYAIKAHKVLCCRDYSRTDMILHDGEFYILETNTIPGMTATSLFPQAARAAGISFSELLDRLIDMALSRKKTG; from the coding sequence ATGAAAAAGATAATAGCAGTTATTGCCGGGGGAACTTCTGCGGAGCGAGAGGTGTCCCTTTCCAGCGGAAATCAGGTAATGGCGGCTCTTGACAGAGGAAAATACGAGGTTCTCTTTTATGATCCGGCCACGGATCTTCTTAAGCTTGCACACGATGCCGGCCGTATAGATGCGGCCCTGATTATGCTACACGGCCGTGGAGGCGAAGACGGTTCCATGCAGGGTTTTCTGGATGTTCTAGGGATTCCCTACCAGGGGAGTGGCGTTCTGGGTAGTGCTCTGGCCATGAACAAGATTGTAAGCAAGGAGCTTTATCGATCGGCCGGGCTTCCCGTGGCACCTTATGTTGTGGTCTCGAGGCATGAACCTGTAAGTCCGAAGGAAATTGAGGATTTGCTGGGCTTTCCCGTTATGGTGAAGCCGGAGCAGGAAGGATCGAGTATCGGGCTGAGCCTTGTGAAGTCGCCTACCGAACTCGAAAAAGCACTGGAAAAGGCCTTTCAGTACGATGATCGATGTCTTGTGGAAAAGTATCTTGAAGGGACGGAGGTCACCGCAGCGGTACTGGGAAACGACCCGCCTACGGCATTACCGCTTGTGGAGATAAGGCCGGGGAAGGATTTTCAGTTCTTTGACTATACTGCAAAGTATCAACCGGGAGCCACGGAGGAGATATGCCCCGCTCCTTTACGGGAAGAGCTTACGAAGAAGGCTCAGGAATATGCGATAAAGGCTCATAAAGTGCTCTGTTGCCGGGACTACAGCAGAACCGACATGATCCTTCACGACGGAGAGTTCTACATTCTGGAGACCAACACAATTCCGGGAATGACGGCGACGAGTCTTTTCCCGCAGGCGGCCAGGGCTGCCGGGATTTCCTTTTCCGAGTTATTGGACAGGCTTATCGATATGGCCCTATCCAGAAAGAAAACTGGGTGA
- a CDS encoding FecCD family ABC transporter permease: MEYIRKSPVELYVESRQRKRVLFFCLLLLVFFLALLALCKGNYEISLKRIIGVLTGSVGGSERVVLWNVRLPRIVAAIGVGTGLALSGACVQTLLRNPLASPSTLGISQGAAFGAYFSIIVAKGSVFSVGLSAFTGALSAMAIILLLGRIRGLTPEAIILSGIALSSLYGAGTVLLQYITDETQLARAVAWSFGDVGRSGWGEIFWVCLATSVAFGFIYSHAWKLNAFEAGDDTAKSLGVNVNSLRWQGIVAASLVTALATAFHGVIAFVGLVSPHIARRICGSDHRHIIPLSAVVGGLLLLGADTFSRLVIGSGSFPVGITTSFLGAPLFIYLLVRGKR; this comes from the coding sequence ATGGAGTACATAAGGAAAAGCCCCGTTGAGCTTTATGTTGAAAGTCGGCAGAGAAAGCGTGTTCTGTTTTTCTGCCTTCTGCTTCTGGTTTTCTTTCTTGCCCTTCTGGCACTTTGCAAGGGTAATTACGAGATATCCCTTAAAAGAATAATCGGCGTTTTAACGGGGTCGGTGGGTGGGAGTGAACGAGTCGTTCTCTGGAATGTAAGGCTTCCAAGGATCGTGGCGGCAATTGGTGTTGGAACCGGGCTTGCCCTTTCGGGGGCCTGTGTTCAGACTCTTCTTAGAAACCCGCTGGCTTCTCCTTCGACTCTTGGAATCAGTCAGGGAGCCGCCTTCGGAGCCTATTTTTCAATAATAGTTGCGAAGGGCTCGGTGTTTTCTGTCGGGCTTTCCGCTTTTACGGGGGCCCTTAGTGCGATGGCAATAATCCTTCTTCTGGGCCGGATACGGGGGCTTACGCCGGAGGCGATAATTCTTTCGGGTATTGCACTTTCCTCTCTGTACGGTGCCGGTACCGTGCTTTTGCAGTACATAACCGATGAAACTCAGCTTGCGAGGGCCGTGGCATGGAGCTTCGGGGATGTGGGGCGTTCCGGGTGGGGTGAAATATTCTGGGTCTGTCTGGCTACGTCCGTTGCTTTTGGCTTTATTTATAGCCATGCCTGGAAACTCAATGCCTTTGAAGCAGGGGACGATACCGCAAAGTCCCTTGGTGTGAATGTAAATTCTCTGAGGTGGCAGGGGATTGTTGCAGCCTCTCTGGTTACCGCTCTTGCCACGGCTTTTCACGGCGTTATTGCCTTCGTCGGTCTCGTTTCTCCTCATATTGCACGACGGATTTGCGGAAGCGACCATCGTCACATTATTCCCCTTTCGGCAGTAGTGGGGGGATTGCTCCTGCTCGGGGCGGATACCTTCAGCCGGCTTGTCATAGGTTCGGGTTCTTTTCCGGTGGGCATAACCACATCTTTTCTGGGGGCTCCTTTGTTTATCTACCTTCTTGTTAGGGGGAAAAGGTGA
- a CDS encoding ABC transporter ATP-binding protein — protein MILKVKDLAFSYNSHPILESVSFCVDPGDMVAVCGVNGAGKSTLLKCIHNLLKPRKGVVFLEGRNVKDLGSVEIARKMAWIPQKSPDMDLTVFDAVLLGRLPHGSRKPTLEDMSIVEDVLRALNLSDLATRPVRSLSGGEAQKVTLARALATLPGVLLCDEPTSHLDLKNQIDVMRLLREVTENRGLATVVAIHDVNLAVRFCCKILFLKNGRIHAVVEPGELSEEVIESVYGVKVNIIRTMEGLPLCVVPL, from the coding sequence GTGATTCTGAAGGTGAAGGACCTTGCCTTTTCGTACAACAGCCATCCGATTCTGGAATCGGTGTCTTTTTGCGTCGATCCGGGTGATATGGTTGCTGTGTGCGGGGTAAACGGTGCCGGAAAATCCACCCTTCTCAAGTGCATACACAATCTTCTCAAACCGCGAAAAGGGGTGGTTTTCCTGGAAGGGCGGAATGTAAAGGATCTGGGTTCCGTTGAAATAGCTCGCAAAATGGCCTGGATTCCTCAAAAATCCCCCGACATGGATCTCACGGTTTTCGATGCAGTCCTGCTCGGAAGGTTGCCTCACGGGTCCAGGAAGCCCACTCTGGAGGACATGAGTATCGTGGAGGATGTTCTGCGTGCCCTGAATCTATCCGATCTGGCTACCCGACCTGTGCGGAGTTTAAGTGGTGGCGAGGCCCAGAAGGTCACTCTTGCCAGGGCCCTCGCTACGTTGCCCGGGGTGCTCCTCTGTGACGAACCCACAAGTCATCTCGATCTGAAGAATCAGATCGATGTCATGAGGCTTCTTCGTGAAGTTACGGAGAACAGGGGGTTGGCAACCGTTGTGGCCATTCACGACGTGAACCTTGCCGTCCGTTTTTGCTGCAAAATACTCTTCCTTAAAAACGGTCGGATACACGCCGTGGTTGAACCCGGAGAGCTTTCGGAAGAGGTAATCGAGTCGGTTTACGGAGTTAAGGTTAACATCATCAGAACGATGGAAGGGCTTCCTTTATGCGTCGTTCCCTTATAG
- a CDS encoding iron ABC transporter substrate-binding protein, with protein MRRSLIAMVLLCAAVTRGLAAASEVFEDMASRRVKIPEKPGRIVCIGPGALRLIVYLNAQDMVVGVEEMEKRSPRGRPYWMAHPELGRLPVIGPGGPQSINTKPDLEPILRVKPDVIFVTYMDGKLAEHVQRLSGIPVVVLSYGAFATFEREVLDSILLAGKILGKEGRARQIVEYVAALKKDLESRTASNPRGNNLCVYVGGVGHRGAHGIESTELNYIPFVWTGIRNCAEKVQSRVGTHLFVDKEALLSIDPDVIFIDGGGLSLVLEDFRKHREFYEALKAYKDRRIYTLFPFNFYTTNVETALIDAYAVGKILFPDRFEDVDLKSKADEIYTFFVGASLYDQMAEDYGALGANPPFWDQTRD; from the coding sequence ATGCGTCGTTCCCTTATAGCAATGGTCCTTTTGTGTGCCGCGGTTACCCGGGGTTTAGCTGCTGCTTCGGAAGTATTCGAAGATATGGCTTCTCGCCGCGTGAAGATACCCGAAAAGCCAGGGCGAATAGTTTGTATCGGCCCGGGAGCGCTGAGGCTCATAGTTTATCTCAATGCCCAGGATATGGTCGTCGGTGTTGAAGAAATGGAAAAACGATCGCCCAGGGGACGGCCTTACTGGATGGCTCATCCCGAGCTCGGCCGCCTTCCGGTAATAGGACCCGGAGGACCGCAGAGCATAAATACCAAGCCCGATCTGGAACCTATTCTGAGGGTAAAGCCCGACGTGATTTTCGTGACTTACATGGATGGTAAGCTGGCCGAGCATGTGCAGAGGCTTTCGGGGATTCCCGTTGTAGTACTCAGTTATGGAGCCTTCGCGACTTTTGAAAGGGAGGTTCTCGATTCGATACTGCTGGCAGGAAAGATTCTGGGTAAGGAAGGGAGAGCAAGGCAGATCGTTGAATATGTGGCGGCTCTGAAGAAGGACCTTGAATCGAGGACCGCTTCGAACCCACGGGGAAATAATCTCTGCGTCTATGTCGGTGGGGTAGGGCACAGGGGTGCTCACGGTATAGAAAGCACGGAACTCAACTACATTCCCTTCGTCTGGACGGGGATTCGCAACTGTGCCGAAAAGGTTCAATCCCGGGTGGGTACTCATCTTTTCGTCGATAAGGAAGCGCTCCTTTCGATCGACCCTGACGTGATCTTTATAGACGGTGGAGGGCTTTCGCTCGTGCTTGAGGATTTCAGGAAGCACAGGGAATTCTACGAAGCCCTCAAAGCCTATAAAGACCGCAGGATTTATACCCTTTTCCCCTTTAATTTCTACACGACCAACGTAGAGACTGCTCTTATAGACGCTTACGCCGTTGGGAAAATTCTTTTTCCCGACCGCTTTGAGGACGTGGACCTCAAAAGTAAAGCCGACGAAATATACACCTTCTTCGTAGGGGCTTCCCTTTACGACCAGATGGCCGAAGATTACGGAGCCCTGGGGGCAAATCCCCCCTTTTGGGATCAAACTCGGGATTGA
- a CDS encoding Slp family lipoprotein, which produces MRNLIKLLALAGFTVIVGCASYVLTPGLVERSEPVSFRELLRNPGMYRGKTVILSGIILECRVVSDGTVCEILQVPAKPGSRPENADRSEGRFIARSQRFLDPAIYARGRQVTVGGVVSGEERKMVGEREYRYPVIDVEEIHLWPPEKEAPTYVCPSWCSDPWWCYRYWGPWWCWP; this is translated from the coding sequence ATGAGAAACCTTATCAAATTATTAGCGTTGGCCGGTTTTACCGTGATTGTGGGCTGTGCTTCTTACGTGCTCACTCCCGGGCTTGTTGAAAGAAGCGAGCCCGTATCTTTTCGGGAATTGCTGAGAAATCCGGGTATGTACAGGGGTAAGACCGTGATACTTTCGGGAATCATACTGGAATGCCGGGTCGTTTCCGACGGAACGGTTTGCGAAATTCTTCAGGTCCCTGCAAAACCCGGGTCGCGCCCCGAGAACGCCGACAGGTCGGAAGGACGCTTCATTGCCCGTTCGCAACGGTTTCTTGATCCGGCGATTTACGCACGGGGAAGGCAGGTTACCGTCGGCGGTGTGGTTTCCGGTGAAGAACGGAAAATGGTGGGCGAGAGAGAATACAGGTACCCTGTGATAGACGTTGAAGAAATCCATCTCTGGCCTCCGGAGAAAGAGGCCCCTACCTATGTGTGTCCGTCATGGTGCAGTGATCCCTGGTGGTGTTATCGATACTGGGGTCCCTGGTGGTGTTGGCCGTAA
- a CDS encoding TonB-dependent receptor, giving the protein MMRVVIFPGLIALGLLFVSCLPLMAERTDETPLVTLEPLTVEEKKSVSAEQNVEQVDVKSERSAIVSRIPDVIDQVPGVDVQGRGVLTPKSSQVRLRGLDERRSLILLDGRPLNGTGVMGGYFVDWSMLAVEDFERVDVGKGAFSARYGNTLGGVINLVPARPSEKPEVLFETGYKRYDTFSSFLSGSARSQNFGARVLAGYASTDGNLRNSEVERANFSGNFYYFFGGDGEIRFGIRYTEGDFNMPVENVEGAPGYDPDYPENAGSYLAGPGIQFPSGDTFGDGSYYEKKRTEMDLSFRKELLGFQSELKVYRNYEERKDVFYSYNTGEKVLVRDCVPDRSWGWVIRLGRYLADHHVTFGADANYQGYEGTNNTFIRANYFTRNPTDGSNELDATRYHGLYVDDTWKVTEWLTLYGGLRYEDYYGNRSVDVVTGYQNGRPAGFETTTAEFDESTLLPKFGVTVTPRRWLTIFGHAGRATRFPDNPAFYWYYGGYRPEVDPSVNIQRKPLTYEDAVQYEVGTRITPLEGVSLGFTWFDYRIDDYIRWIFGYSPSRVVYNVDRVNIHGVEMDGRIRLGGGFSGFFNVTWQDTEKKGDVLDASNALTDKLSEIPEWKFNIGLSYERENGLLAKVTLRWVDDRQVPYLNGGSPDGTPLGTPVTLRSMDSFAVVDLLVRYPLTYGPFQGYISAGVENLLDEEYEEELDFPAPERTFFVGLEVKF; this is encoded by the coding sequence ATGATGCGCGTTGTGATTTTTCCGGGTTTGATTGCTCTGGGCCTGCTTTTTGTGTCCTGTCTTCCGCTGATGGCCGAAAGGACTGATGAGACGCCTCTCGTGACCCTTGAACCTCTTACGGTTGAGGAAAAGAAAAGCGTTTCCGCCGAACAAAATGTGGAACAGGTTGATGTAAAAAGCGAGCGGAGTGCCATTGTTTCGAGAATTCCCGACGTGATCGATCAGGTTCCGGGAGTGGATGTTCAAGGTCGAGGAGTTCTAACCCCCAAGAGTAGTCAGGTTAGGCTTCGCGGCCTTGACGAAAGGCGTTCTCTCATACTTCTCGACGGTCGGCCTCTGAACGGAACCGGCGTGATGGGCGGCTACTTTGTTGACTGGAGTATGCTTGCCGTAGAAGACTTCGAAAGGGTGGATGTGGGCAAGGGCGCCTTCAGTGCCAGGTACGGGAACACTCTGGGTGGAGTGATAAACCTCGTGCCGGCGAGACCGTCGGAAAAACCCGAAGTTCTTTTTGAAACCGGTTACAAGAGGTATGATACTTTTTCGTCCTTTTTGAGCGGTTCTGCACGCTCGCAAAACTTTGGAGCAAGGGTGCTAGCGGGGTACGCCTCCACCGACGGCAACCTCAGGAACAGTGAGGTCGAAAGGGCGAACTTTTCCGGCAACTTTTACTACTTCTTCGGCGGTGACGGTGAAATACGGTTTGGTATCCGTTACACCGAGGGCGATTTCAACATGCCTGTGGAGAACGTGGAGGGCGCTCCCGGCTACGATCCTGACTATCCCGAAAATGCCGGGAGTTATCTCGCCGGGCCGGGCATACAGTTTCCTTCCGGTGATACCTTCGGTGACGGGAGTTATTACGAGAAGAAGCGAACGGAGATGGACTTGAGCTTTAGAAAGGAGCTTCTGGGATTTCAGAGTGAATTAAAGGTGTACCGGAATTACGAAGAACGGAAAGATGTTTTTTATTCCTACAATACCGGTGAAAAGGTTCTGGTGAGGGACTGTGTCCCCGACAGGAGCTGGGGCTGGGTTATCAGGCTTGGGAGGTATCTTGCCGACCATCATGTTACCTTTGGTGCCGATGCCAACTATCAGGGATATGAAGGCACGAATAACACTTTTATCAGGGCAAACTATTTCACACGAAACCCCACGGACGGAAGCAATGAGCTTGATGCTACTAGATACCACGGCCTTTATGTGGACGATACCTGGAAGGTAACGGAGTGGCTCACGCTGTACGGAGGCCTAAGATACGAAGACTATTACGGCAACCGCAGTGTTGATGTGGTCACGGGTTATCAGAACGGACGGCCTGCGGGCTTTGAAACGACGACGGCAGAATTCGATGAATCCACACTTTTACCCAAGTTCGGCGTGACCGTCACTCCCCGCAGGTGGTTGACTATTTTTGGTCATGCAGGGCGGGCTACGAGGTTTCCCGACAATCCGGCCTTTTACTGGTATTACGGTGGATACAGGCCTGAAGTTGATCCTTCTGTGAACATTCAGAGGAAACCTCTTACCTACGAGGACGCCGTCCAGTATGAGGTCGGCACCCGAATAACCCCTCTTGAGGGGGTGTCTCTTGGCTTTACCTGGTTTGACTACAGAATCGACGATTACATTCGCTGGATCTTCGGTTATTCCCCCAGTCGTGTGGTCTACAACGTGGATCGCGTGAATATTCATGGCGTGGAGATGGACGGAAGGATTAGACTGGGAGGTGGCTTTTCGGGCTTTTTCAACGTAACCTGGCAGGATACCGAGAAAAAAGGCGATGTGCTGGATGCTTCAAATGCCCTTACTGACAAGCTATCCGAAATTCCGGAGTGGAAGTTCAACATCGGGCTTTCTTATGAAAGAGAGAACGGTTTGCTGGCCAAGGTAACCCTCAGGTGGGTGGATGATCGGCAGGTACCCTACCTGAACGGTGGTTCCCCTGACGGAACTCCTCTGGGCACGCCGGTAACCCTCCGAAGTATGGATTCCTTTGCCGTCGTTGATTTGCTCGTTCGTTATCCTCTGACTTACGGTCCCTTCCAGGGGTACATCAGTGCGGGAGTGGAAAATCTCCTGGACGAAGAATACGAAGAGGAGCTGGATTTTCCGGCTCCGGAACGAACCTTTTTCGTCGGGCTTGAAGTGAAGTTCTAG